The sequence below is a genomic window from Caldisericum sp..
ACAAAGCCCCTGCTATATTTGACTTTGAAAAACTCAAATGGATGAACCATAAATATCTAACTCAGACCCCTGCAGAACGAATCTATGAAGTTGGAGAAAGCATTGCGATTGATTTTAGCAAAAAGCCCAAAGAATGGTGGCTTTCGTTCATTGAAACAATGAAAGAACATTTTGATACAGTAAAGGATGTAGAAAGAGTATCTTCGCAACTCTTTGAACCATACGAAATAAATACGGACATCGTAGAAAAAATTAAAGAATACAACGCAAAAGAGCTTATTGAGAAATTCAAAGATAGGC
It includes:
- a CDS encoding glutamate--tRNA ligase; the protein is KAPAIFDFEKLKWMNHKYLTQTPAERIYEVGESIAIDFSKKPKEWWLSFIETMKEHFDTVKDVERVSSQLFEPYEINTDIVEKIKEYNAKELIEKFKDRLQSLEPFTMDTILNLIRELGKELKIKGKNLYFPLRLAITMKEEGMEVHEFIYFIGKDEAIARLTKVLEVLNA